A genomic region of Chitinimonas arctica contains the following coding sequences:
- the dcd gene encoding dCTP deaminase — protein sequence MSIKSDRWIRKMAEQHGMIEPFEAGQVKHVNGERIVSYGTSSYGYDIRCADEFKLFTNLNSTVVDPKNFDEASFVDVSGKGYCIIPPNSFALARTVEYFRIPRNVLTICLGKSTYARCGIIVNVTPFEPEWEGYVTLEFSNTTPLPAKIYAHEGCAQVLFLEADADDICEVSYKDRGGKYQGQVGVTLPKT from the coding sequence ATGAGCATTAAATCCGACCGCTGGATTCGGAAGATGGCCGAACAACACGGCATGATCGAGCCCTTCGAAGCGGGCCAGGTCAAGCATGTCAACGGTGAACGCATCGTTTCCTACGGTACGTCCAGCTACGGCTACGATATTCGCTGCGCCGATGAATTCAAGTTGTTCACCAACCTGAATTCGACCGTGGTGGACCCGAAGAATTTCGATGAAGCCAGCTTTGTCGATGTGTCCGGCAAAGGCTACTGCATCATCCCGCCGAATAGCTTCGCGCTGGCCCGCACCGTCGAGTACTTCCGTATTCCGCGCAATGTGCTGACCATCTGCCTGGGCAAGTCCACCTATGCCCGTTGCGGCATCATCGTCAATGTCACCCCCTTCGAGCCGGAGTGGGAAGGGTATGTGACGCTGGAGTTTTCCAACACCACGCCTTTGCCGGCCAAGATCTATGCACATGAAGGCTGTGCTCAGGTGTTGTTCCTGGAAGCCGATGCCGATGACATCTGCGAAGTGTCGTATAAGGACCGTGGCGGCAAGTATCAGGGTCAAGTCGGCGTGACCTTGCCGAAGACTTGA
- a CDS encoding peroxiredoxin, producing MAVLVNKKAPDFTAAAVLGTGEIVENYSFSAATKGKYAVVFFYPLDFTFVCPSELIAFDHRLAEFKSRNVEVIGVSIDSQFSHSAWRNTPVDKGGIGPVGYTLVADIKHEICQAFDVEHGDGVALRGSFLIDRDGVVQHQVVNNLPLGRDIDEMLRVVDALQFTEEHGEVCPAGWNKGKAGMKADAAGVAKYLAENAGQL from the coding sequence ATGGCCGTTCTCGTCAATAAGAAAGCCCCCGACTTTACCGCCGCCGCCGTTCTGGGCACCGGTGAGATCGTCGAAAACTACAGCTTCAGCGCCGCCACCAAGGGCAAATACGCCGTGGTGTTCTTCTATCCGCTGGATTTCACCTTTGTCTGCCCGTCCGAACTGATCGCCTTCGATCATCGCCTGGCCGAGTTCAAGTCCCGCAACGTGGAAGTGATCGGCGTGTCCATCGACAGCCAGTTCAGCCACAGCGCCTGGCGCAACACCCCGGTGGACAAGGGCGGTATCGGCCCGGTCGGCTACACCCTGGTAGCCGACATCAAGCATGAAATCTGCCAGGCATTCGACGTCGAGCACGGCGATGGCGTGGCCCTGCGCGGCTCCTTCCTGATCGACCGCGACGGCGTGGTGCAACACCAGGTGGTGAACAACCTGCCGCTGGGTCGCGATATCGATGAAATGCTGCGCGTGGTCGACGCCCTGCAATTCACCGAAGAGCACGGCGAAGTCTGCCCGGCCGGTTGGAACAAGGGCAAGGCCGGCATGAAGGCCGACGCTGCCGGCGTGGCCAAGTACCTGGCTGAGAACGCTGGTCAGCTGTAA
- a CDS encoding IS3 family transposase (programmed frameshift), giving the protein MYKIPRQSYTTEFKQEAVRLVEVEGKTPAQVARDLGISEQTLANWRKAHKAGKMATGSGKPVTPEQMELSRLRAENSRLKMELEILEKANGVFREKVAVKYAVIDQMRKHYPLQSLCKVLSVSTSGFADWQACGGPTHWLSDMQLLALIRSVHAECQGAYGSPRIFQELKSRGHPVSKTRIQRLMQKHGIRARHKRRYKATTNSKHSLPFASNVLDRQFSTRAPDTVWNADITYIPTREGWLYLAVVMDLHTRAIVGWAMDERMTRELVIRALQMARFRRKPKPGLLHHSDRGSQYCSHDYRALLAEYGMQASMSRKGNCWDNAPMESFFNSLKNERVFHRSYVTRIEARKDLFDYIEVFYNRKRRHSSIGYQTPAQRYAESMAEQKMAA; this is encoded by the exons ATGTACAAAATTCCACGACAAAGCTACACCACCGAATTCAAGCAAGAAGCCGTCCGCCTGGTCGAAGTCGAAGGCAAGACCCCTGCTCAAGTAGCGCGCGACTTGGGCATATCCGAGCAGACGCTTGCCAACTGGCGCAAGGCCCACAAGGCCGGGAAGATGGCGACAGGTTCCGGCAAGCCCGTCACACCAGAGCAAATGGAATTGTCACGCCTGCGTGCCGAGAATTCCCGCCTGAAGATGGAGCTCGAAATTCTGGAAAAAGCCA ACGGCGTATTTCGCGAAAAAGTCGCAGTGAAGTACGCCGTGATTGACCAGATGCGCAAACACTATCCCTTGCAGTCGCTCTGCAAAGTGCTGTCCGTCAGCACGAGCGGCTTCGCCGATTGGCAGGCCTGTGGTGGCCCGACCCACTGGCTTTCTGACATGCAGTTGCTTGCGCTGATTCGTAGCGTGCATGCTGAATGCCAGGGGGCTTATGGTTCACCGCGCATCTTCCAGGAACTCAAATCCCGAGGGCATCCAGTCAGCAAAACCCGCATCCAGCGCTTGATGCAAAAACACGGCATTCGTGCGCGCCACAAGCGGCGTTATAAAGCGACAACCAACAGTAAGCACTCCCTACCGTTTGCATCCAACGTGCTGGATCGACAGTTCAGCACGAGGGCACCGGACACCGTGTGGAATGCGGACATTACCTACATTCCCACCCGCGAGGGCTGGCTGTATCTGGCGGTCGTCATGGATCTGCACACGCGGGCCATCGTCGGGTGGGCCATGGACGAGCGAATGACACGGGAGCTGGTCATCCGTGCCCTGCAAATGGCGCGTTTCCGACGCAAACCGAAGCCAGGACTACTTCATCATTCCGACCGAGGTAGCCAATACTGCAGCCATGATTACCGAGCCCTGTTGGCGGAGTACGGCATGCAAGCGTCGATGAGCCGGAAGGGCAATTGCTGGGACAACGCGCCGATGGAAAGCTTCTTCAATAGCTTGAAGAACGAGCGCGTCTTCCATCGAAGCTACGTGACGCGTATTGAAGCGCGCAAGGACCTCTTTGATTACATCGAGGTGTTTTACAATCGCAAACGGCGCCATTCGTCCATTGGCTATCAAACTCCGGCGCAGCGATACGCTGAGTCGATGGCAGAGCAGAAAATGGCAGCTTAG
- a CDS encoding ParA family protein, with translation MSTPVLTFFNNKGGVGKTSLVFHLAWMFNELGKRVVAIDLDPQANLTSAFLAEDIQEQLWDPSEPPLGGTTIFRCIEPLTRVGDIKPPITQRITDKLFLVPGDLALAGFEDQLSSAWSEAMGSSNLYRPFRLLTAFWQVAQMAADAHQADLILADVGPNLGAINRSALIGSDHVAIPLAADLFSLQGLRNLGPTLTRWRTDWDKRIKNWEQPEFDLPAGAMTPAGYILMQHMERLSRPAKAYKKWVDRIPITYRDNVMNRPSTTQIDGHDANRLASIRHFRSLIPELGCGFRIPTVAG, from the coding sequence ATGAGTACACCCGTACTGACCTTCTTCAATAATAAAGGCGGCGTCGGGAAGACTTCGCTGGTATTCCATTTGGCTTGGATGTTTAACGAACTGGGCAAGCGCGTCGTCGCTATCGATCTCGACCCTCAAGCCAACCTGACTTCGGCGTTTCTGGCTGAGGATATCCAAGAGCAATTGTGGGATCCATCTGAACCACCTCTAGGCGGCACCACTATCTTCCGCTGCATCGAACCTTTAACCAGGGTGGGAGATATCAAACCGCCCATTACGCAACGGATAACCGATAAGCTGTTCCTGGTGCCGGGTGATCTTGCGCTGGCAGGTTTCGAAGATCAACTTTCCAGCGCATGGTCGGAGGCTATGGGGTCCAGCAATCTGTACCGTCCTTTTCGCTTACTTACCGCTTTCTGGCAAGTGGCCCAAATGGCTGCTGATGCGCACCAGGCCGACCTGATCCTGGCTGACGTAGGCCCAAATCTGGGCGCCATCAATCGTTCCGCGCTCATTGGCAGCGACCACGTTGCCATACCATTGGCAGCCGATCTTTTTTCCTTACAAGGTCTGCGCAACCTTGGACCTACATTGACCCGTTGGCGTACGGATTGGGATAAACGCATCAAAAACTGGGAGCAACCCGAGTTTGACTTACCTGCGGGCGCAATGACACCAGCAGGCTATATTCTTATGCAACATATGGAGCGCTTGTCGCGCCCCGCCAAAGCATATAAAAAGTGGGTAGATCGCATCCCAATTACCTACCGGGATAACGTAATGAATCGTCCAAGTACTACTCAGATCGACGGTCATGATGCCAATCGACTTGCAAGTATTAGGCATTTCCGTAGTCTGATTCCTGAGCTTGGGTGTGGATTTCGGATACCAACCGTAGCCGGGTAA
- a CDS encoding alpha/beta hydrolase, with translation MKTPQFLPITIAGPVGQLETLQLDSALDSAPRGIVLVAHPNPTQGGSNTNKVVQTLAKVFSRQGYIAYCPNLRGVGKSEGEHDFGGGEVDDMAAVLDHARASHPGLPVSLAGFSFGTFVQSQLRARLGEDEIERLVLVAPATAKWTFPTVPGDTLVVHGEEDDVAPIGAVFDWARPQGLPIVVVPGAGHFFHGKLPLLADIVNRTL, from the coding sequence ATGAAGACGCCCCAATTCCTGCCTATCACCATAGCCGGCCCGGTCGGCCAGCTGGAGACGCTGCAACTAGATAGCGCGCTGGACAGCGCGCCACGCGGTATCGTCCTGGTCGCCCATCCCAATCCTACCCAGGGTGGCAGCAACACCAACAAGGTGGTGCAGACACTGGCGAAGGTATTTTCACGCCAAGGCTATATCGCCTACTGCCCCAATCTGCGCGGGGTGGGCAAGAGCGAGGGCGAGCATGACTTTGGTGGCGGCGAAGTGGACGATATGGCCGCCGTATTGGACCATGCCCGCGCCAGCCACCCTGGCCTGCCGGTCAGCCTGGCTGGTTTTTCGTTCGGTACTTTTGTGCAAAGCCAGTTGCGCGCACGTTTGGGCGAGGATGAAATCGAACGTCTTGTCCTGGTTGCGCCGGCCACCGCGAAATGGACCTTTCCTACCGTGCCGGGCGATACCTTGGTAGTGCATGGCGAAGAAGACGATGTCGCCCCAATCGGGGCTGTATTCGACTGGGCCAGGCCGCAAGGCCTGCCTATCGTGGTCGTACCGGGCGCTGGGCATTTCTTCCACGGCAAGCTCCCGCTGCTGGCGGATATCGTGAATCGCACGTTGTAG
- a CDS encoding (2Fe-2S) ferredoxin domain-containing protein, producing MSYFKHHVFFCTNQRPNGESCCADFGANEVHAYAKKRVKELGLAGEGKIRTNKAGCLDRCAQGPVLVVYPDNVWYQYVDQDDVEEIIQEHLVNGREVARLKI from the coding sequence ATGAGCTACTTCAAGCACCATGTATTTTTCTGTACCAACCAGCGCCCCAACGGCGAGAGCTGCTGTGCCGATTTCGGCGCCAACGAGGTGCATGCCTATGCCAAGAAGCGGGTAAAGGAGCTGGGCCTGGCCGGCGAAGGAAAAATCCGCACCAATAAGGCCGGCTGCCTGGACCGATGCGCGCAAGGGCCGGTGCTGGTGGTTTATCCCGACAATGTCTGGTACCAGTATGTGGACCAGGACGACGTGGAAGAGATCATCCAGGAGCATCTGGTAAATGGCCGCGAAGTTGCGCGCCTGAAAATCTGA
- a CDS encoding ATP-binding response regulator — MIESHLHSTERSKQPRALVVDDQATMRQVMASQLRSLGIEQVQSAVNGAEALLQLRQQRFDFVLSDWDMPVMNGLELLHAMRQEERFRDIPFILFTAHTSRSMIQQAIDAGVWELLAKPFTVGTLEIKLANACRRRNRLRMAAPGNPRIDAAAANAQATTPTAAPERPTLLVVDDTPDNLRLMAGLFEADYRVRIAHNGEKALALCTSDSPPDLVLLDIMMPGLDGFEVARRLRDHPISQHIPVIFVTAMTDDTTMRRGRELGAVDFVTKPIDPDLLQLRVGNFMRYLQLYKQRQAEMDAQLVAARLREDIEQTLRHELKAPLEGISGLIEELAKGGSNLSSRQRELLRLIEQGAQSALQTADLSALMLDIENGQYQMKPEPVTIAQLLHDHAASARATSQGQHLIIAVDAEVDVDQPPPTALGDPRLCQAIIQSLLQLACDSATAGSRIDLQLFDETPLKVIISYPGTVRTDLRPGFFDKFGGAGRREGNGLAAYSARLLAEAQGGELAMAADDDPKITTLVLTLPRPLST, encoded by the coding sequence ATGATTGAATCTCACCTGCATAGCACCGAGCGCTCGAAACAGCCGCGCGCGCTGGTAGTGGACGACCAGGCCACCATGCGCCAGGTCATGGCGAGCCAGTTGCGCTCGCTCGGCATCGAACAGGTACAGAGCGCCGTCAACGGCGCGGAGGCCCTCTTGCAGCTGCGACAGCAGCGCTTTGATTTTGTGCTGTCGGACTGGGACATGCCGGTGATGAACGGACTGGAGTTGCTGCATGCCATGCGCCAGGAAGAGCGGTTCCGCGATATCCCTTTCATCCTGTTTACCGCGCATACCAGCCGCAGCATGATCCAGCAGGCCATAGATGCTGGCGTGTGGGAGCTGCTGGCCAAGCCATTTACGGTGGGCACCCTGGAGATCAAGCTCGCCAACGCCTGTCGCCGCCGCAACCGGCTGCGCATGGCCGCGCCGGGAAATCCCCGGATCGATGCCGCGGCAGCAAATGCCCAAGCCACCACGCCGACTGCCGCACCGGAGCGGCCTACCTTGCTGGTCGTCGACGACACCCCGGATAACCTGCGCCTGATGGCGGGCCTGTTTGAAGCAGACTATCGGGTGCGGATAGCTCATAACGGCGAGAAGGCACTGGCGCTGTGTACTTCCGATAGCCCGCCGGATCTGGTGCTGCTGGACATCATGATGCCGGGCCTGGACGGTTTCGAAGTGGCGCGACGATTGCGGGACCACCCGATCAGCCAGCATATTCCGGTCATTTTCGTCACCGCCATGACCGACGACACCACCATGCGCCGTGGTCGGGAATTGGGCGCTGTGGACTTCGTCACCAAACCGATCGACCCGGACCTGCTCCAGCTACGGGTCGGCAATTTCATGCGCTATCTGCAACTGTACAAACAGCGCCAGGCGGAGATGGACGCCCAACTCGTCGCTGCCCGCTTGCGTGAAGATATCGAACAGACGCTGCGACATGAGTTGAAAGCGCCGCTGGAGGGCATCAGCGGCCTGATCGAGGAATTGGCAAAGGGCGGCAGCAATCTGTCCAGCCGTCAGCGTGAGCTGCTGCGGCTGATCGAGCAGGGTGCTCAAAGCGCGCTGCAGACGGCCGATCTTTCGGCCCTTATGCTGGACATCGAAAATGGTCAGTATCAAATGAAGCCTGAGCCCGTCACTATCGCGCAACTGCTGCACGATCATGCCGCCTCAGCCCGCGCCACCAGTCAAGGCCAGCATCTGATCATCGCGGTTGATGCCGAGGTCGATGTCGATCAGCCCCCACCCACCGCGCTGGGCGACCCCCGGCTATGTCAGGCTATCATCCAGAGCCTGCTCCAACTCGCCTGCGATTCCGCCACGGCCGGTAGCCGTATCGACCTTCAACTGTTCGATGAAACGCCGCTCAAGGTCATCATCAGCTATCCAGGTACGGTACGCACCGATTTGCGTCCCGGTTTTTTTGATAAATTCGGTGGCGCGGGCAGGCGCGAAGGTAATGGCCTGGCTGCCTACTCGGCTCGCTTATTGGCCGAAGCCCAAGGCGGCGAACTGGCCATGGCTGCAGACGATGACCCTAAGATAACCACCCTGGTCCTGACTTTGCCACGACCCTTATCAACTTAA
- a CDS encoding response regulator, which yields MPTDTVIAIRPTILVVDDVPQNLSLIGELLMDNYVVKVAHCGEKALRIAHNQPCPDLILLDVMMPEMDGYEVCRQLKADPRTCDIPVIFLTAMSAEADEQHGFDLGATDYIAKPVSPPILRARVQAQLRLKAASDFLRDNNAFLEQEVNRRTEEVHAVQEVAILAVASLAETRDNETGNHILRTQHYVKLLAEYLARQPRFADVLTEAEIELLFKSAPLHDIGKVGIPDRILLKPGKLTPEEFEIMKTHPALGRDAIVRAEERLGKRVPFLRLAKEIAYSHQEKWDGSGYPDGLVGEAIPLSARLMAVADVYDALISRRVYKASMPHAQAVGIILAGSGSHFDPVLVEAFALLVDQFHAIAMRFTDSESDLHAEKERLGWIAEEVVQHPQGAGND from the coding sequence ATGCCGACCGACACCGTGATTGCCATCCGCCCCACCATCCTGGTCGTGGACGACGTTCCCCAGAACCTGTCGCTGATTGGGGAGTTATTGATGGACAATTACGTGGTCAAGGTCGCCCACTGCGGCGAGAAGGCCTTACGCATTGCCCATAACCAGCCCTGCCCCGACCTGATCCTGCTGGACGTGATGATGCCGGAAATGGACGGTTACGAAGTGTGCCGCCAGCTGAAAGCCGACCCGCGAACCTGCGACATTCCGGTGATATTTCTTACCGCCATGTCAGCCGAGGCGGATGAGCAGCATGGTTTCGACCTGGGCGCCACCGACTACATCGCCAAACCGGTCAGTCCCCCTATCCTGCGGGCCAGGGTGCAAGCCCAGTTGCGCCTGAAAGCCGCCAGCGATTTCCTGCGCGACAACAATGCCTTCCTGGAGCAAGAGGTCAACCGACGTACCGAAGAAGTCCATGCCGTGCAGGAAGTCGCGATCCTGGCCGTTGCTTCCCTGGCCGAAACCCGCGACAACGAAACCGGCAACCATATCCTGCGTACCCAGCATTACGTGAAGCTGCTGGCCGAGTACCTGGCCCGCCAACCACGCTTCGCCGACGTGCTGACCGAAGCGGAGATCGAGTTGCTGTTCAAGTCCGCCCCGCTGCACGACATCGGCAAGGTGGGTATCCCCGACCGCATCCTGCTCAAGCCCGGCAAGCTGACACCGGAAGAGTTCGAGATCATGAAGACCCACCCTGCGCTAGGCAGGGATGCCATCGTCCGCGCCGAGGAACGGCTGGGCAAGCGCGTGCCTTTTCTGCGGCTAGCCAAGGAAATTGCCTACAGTCATCAAGAAAAATGGGATGGCAGCGGCTATCCGGACGGCCTTGTCGGCGAGGCCATTCCGCTTTCGGCGCGGCTGATGGCCGTCGCCGATGTCTACGATGCCTTGATCAGCCGCCGCGTCTACAAGGCCAGCATGCCGCACGCACAGGCGGTCGGGATCATCCTTGCCGGCAGCGGTAGCCATTTCGATCCGGTCCTGGTGGAAGCGTTCGCGCTCCTGGTCGATCAGTTCCACGCGATTGCCATGCGATTCACCGACAGTGAATCCGATCTACATGCAGAGAAGGAAAGACTAGGCTGGATCGCTGAGGAAGTCGTTCAGCACCCGCAAGGAGCCGGTAATGATTGA